From one Candidatus Methanoplasma termitum genomic stretch:
- a CDS encoding nucleoside deaminase, which produces MDRFMEIAYKEALYGISKKHGGPFGAVIVKDGKVISKAHNQVLLKNDPTAHAEVVAIRKACRKLNTIDLGGCTLYASAKPCPMCIGVIQWSRIKDVFFSGDYEDTKKLNFDDQSFYEDFEAEDDHWEQIDEEHFDTLIQAFESCKNDIKY; this is translated from the coding sequence ATGGACAGGTTCATGGAAATAGCATACAAAGAGGCTCTATACGGCATTTCCAAAAAGCACGGCGGCCCATTCGGTGCGGTTATCGTCAAAGACGGCAAGGTCATATCAAAAGCTCACAATCAGGTACTTCTCAAGAACGATCCGACCGCCCATGCCGAGGTTGTCGCCATACGTAAGGCATGCAGGAAGCTGAACACAATAGATCTCGGCGGCTGCACGCTGTACGCTTCGGCAAAACCATGTCCGATGTGCATAGGGGTCATTCAATGGAGCAGGATCAAGGACGTATTCTTCTCCGGCGATTATGAAGATACCAAGAAACTCAACTTTGACGACCAATCGTTTTACGAAGATTTTGAAGCGGAAGATGACCATTGGGAACAGATCGATGAGGAGCACTTTGACACTCTGATCCAAGCTTTCGAATCATGCAAAAACGATATCAAATACTGA
- a CDS encoding HD domain-containing protein — MTSFNEEYEKALNIATKAHEGQKDMSGNDYIHHPIAVSGFCITEKGKIVGLLHDVVEDTSVTLDDLLAEGYDKDIIMAVDCVSKREGEKKSDYLKRVATSDIATEVKFADMRHNSMRWPEDRPKEEAYANYQKYHGRAQKLVRLAGKERAKRLMSKDTLDWVNGAYDVDELLRRMITVRA; from the coding sequence ATGACATCTTTTAATGAAGAATATGAAAAGGCCCTGAACATAGCCACGAAAGCGCACGAAGGGCAGAAGGACATGTCGGGGAACGATTATATCCACCACCCGATCGCCGTTTCCGGTTTCTGCATAACCGAGAAAGGAAAGATCGTCGGGCTTCTCCATGATGTCGTGGAAGATACATCGGTAACACTGGACGATCTCCTCGCGGAAGGGTATGACAAGGATATCATCATGGCCGTTGACTGCGTATCAAAGCGGGAAGGCGAGAAGAAATCCGATTATCTGAAACGTGTCGCAACGAGTGATATAGCCACAGAGGTAAAATTCGCAGACATGCGGCACAACAGCATGAGGTGGCCCGAAGATCGACCCAAAGAAGAAGCGTATGCCAACTATCAGAAATATCACGGACGTGCTCAAAAGCTTGTTCGATTGGCAGGCAAAGAACGTGCAAAAAGACTAATGTCAAAAGATACGCTTGATTGGGTCAACGGAGCATATGATGTGGATGAGCTTTTACGCAGGATGATCACCGTAAGGGCCTGA
- a CDS encoding flavodoxin family protein translates to MSKILAVNASPRRGGNCETIVNAITDGAMRFTSNMLDIVNLNTLRLMNGCQACMGCKFTGSCVAKDDLTPILSLVKESDSIIVATPVYFGHASAQYKVFEDRLFSFIEKDGSGVLPSGKKLVTIVTCEDDVEIAETVADEIEWMFVNYFSFNAVGRIVLAAKGSKNAAKKNDELMEKAILLGKEL, encoded by the coding sequence ATGTCAAAGATATTGGCGGTCAACGCAAGTCCAAGAAGAGGAGGGAACTGCGAGACCATAGTGAATGCAATAACGGACGGGGCGATGAGGTTCACTTCGAACATGTTGGACATCGTGAATCTGAACACCCTAAGACTCATGAACGGATGCCAGGCATGTATGGGCTGCAAATTTACCGGCTCATGTGTAGCAAAGGATGATCTGACACCGATTTTGAGTCTTGTCAAAGAATCGGATTCGATAATCGTTGCCACGCCTGTGTATTTCGGGCACGCGTCAGCCCAATACAAGGTTTTTGAGGACAGATTGTTCTCCTTTATCGAGAAGGATGGATCTGGCGTTCTCCCGAGCGGAAAGAAGCTTGTGACCATAGTCACTTGTGAAGACGACGTCGAGATCGCGGAGACAGTTGCAGATGAAATCGAGTGGATGTTTGTGAACTATTTCTCATTTAATGCAGTAGGCAGGATCGTGCTTGCCGCCAAAGGGTCTAAAAATGCCGCAAAGAAGAATGATGAGCTTATGGAAAAGGCAATACTGCTTGGGAAGGAACTATGA
- a CDS encoding MarR family winged helix-turn-helix transcriptional regulator, translating to MVTREDTYWNSFLPVFFDRMSTIMRKNMTKIVSEHGLTSAHSIYLIALNLQDGQTMVQLSHFLDLDPANTNRVLKTLKDKGFVYDDRKTEASKKYSVFLTDSGRELAKTIMTGLTDLNNSYFEGIPREDVVRMRNTLIKVLQNIDPDLDKYIKSESNDPYYTYLQAIPANIDFVMIPRRLIEDDHGKHKK from the coding sequence ATGGTGACGCGCGAAGACACATATTGGAACTCTTTCCTGCCCGTTTTCTTTGATAGAATGAGCACCATCATGAGAAAAAATATGACAAAGATCGTAAGCGAACACGGTCTCACTAGTGCACACTCAATCTATCTTATTGCTTTGAATCTCCAAGACGGCCAGACGATGGTTCAGCTGTCTCACTTTTTGGATCTCGACCCCGCGAACACAAATCGAGTTTTAAAGACACTTAAAGACAAGGGGTTCGTATATGATGACAGAAAAACCGAGGCCAGTAAAAAATACTCGGTATTTCTGACAGACTCCGGGAGGGAACTGGCAAAAACAATAATGACGGGCCTGACCGATCTTAACAATAGTTATTTCGAGGGCATCCCGAGGGAGGATGTTGTCAGAATGCGCAATACTCTGATCAAAGTGCTGCAGAACATTGATCCCGATCTTGATAAGTACATAAAGTCTGAGTCGAACGATCCGTATTATACATATTTACAGGCAATACCGGCGAACATTGACTTTGTGATGATACCTCGGCGTCTGATCGAGGACGATCACGGTAAGCATAAAAAGTGA
- a CDS encoding ACT domain protein — MKNWEFTKIVDNKIHIGRWLSAVMGLVEGGYIYSSLFKYPDKGPKRYELILSMYPQENFRTLTHVDVYMEDVPGATVQSAKFLAEQGINILNSVSLNGISETTIIWNIMCELNFAGEGEIIKERFGKLKAAGDPSVAKIKYISIKPANVGRIFRNEESEGQVKEQVRHGSPITFHSEAFDLNIEYGDILNDVNGEEVMITVDPYSWLVSVVFFKKDTKLVRINIDIPDCPGSINTALQLLADEKVNLISIFSKIMISYQTMSLEVVADMKHSGKTIDELRKALDLYLSEQNGMFKLINISPLG; from the coding sequence ATGAAGAACTGGGAATTCACCAAGATCGTAGACAACAAGATCCACATCGGCAGATGGTTGAGTGCTGTAATGGGATTGGTCGAGGGCGGCTACATCTACAGCTCGCTCTTCAAGTATCCAGACAAGGGGCCGAAGAGATATGAGCTCATACTCTCAATGTATCCTCAGGAGAATTTCAGAACCCTGACCCATGTGGACGTATACATGGAGGATGTCCCAGGCGCGACCGTTCAATCGGCGAAGTTCCTTGCCGAACAGGGAATAAACATCCTCAACTCCGTCTCCCTGAACGGAATATCCGAGACCACGATCATCTGGAACATCATGTGTGAGCTGAACTTCGCAGGCGAAGGCGAGATCATCAAGGAAAGGTTCGGAAAGCTGAAAGCCGCAGGAGATCCCTCCGTTGCAAAGATAAAATATATCAGCATCAAACCCGCAAACGTAGGAAGGATATTCAGGAACGAAGAATCGGAAGGTCAGGTCAAGGAACAGGTCCGCCACGGCTCACCGATAACATTCCACTCCGAAGCGTTCGATCTCAACATTGAATACGGCGACATTCTGAACGACGTGAACGGCGAAGAGGTTATGATCACCGTCGACCCTTATTCTTGGCTGGTCTCGGTGGTGTTCTTCAAGAAGGACACTAAACTCGTAAGGATCAATATCGATATACCGGACTGCCCCGGAAGCATCAACACCGCTCTGCAGCTCCTTGCGGACGAAAAAGTGAATCTGATATCCATTTTCTCAAAGATCATGATATCTTATCAAACAATGTCGCTGGAGGTCGTTGCGGATATGAAACACAGCGGAAAGACGATAGATGAGCTCAGAAAAGCGCTAGATCTCTACCTTTCAGAGCAGAACGGGATGTTCAAGCTGATCAACATTTCCCCGCTGGGATGA
- a CDS encoding anaerobic ribonucleoside-triphosphate reductase activating protein — protein sequence MKIAGFVKTTLQDWEGKNACMILLSGCNFRCPYCNKPELISNTHEEMDLASITKYIKENKDFLEAVVISGGEPTINEELYKLLGDLKKLKLKIKLDTNGYEPDILDDLIGAKLVDKVCINIMAPLDNESYSKAAGVDVDVERIKRSLKILDGSGISYEIRTVIVPAMIGHDSFKALLSGIDGMDSLIIRQFDERVTLDPKMNVKPYPKPVLVKMADTAKGYVKKVRIRGT from the coding sequence ATGAAGATCGCAGGGTTCGTGAAGACGACCCTTCAGGATTGGGAAGGCAAGAACGCCTGCATGATACTGCTGTCCGGGTGCAACTTCAGATGCCCGTATTGCAACAAACCAGAGCTTATCTCCAACACCCACGAGGAAATGGATCTGGCATCTATAACCAAGTACATCAAAGAGAATAAAGACTTCCTTGAGGCGGTTGTCATTTCCGGCGGGGAACCGACCATCAACGAGGAGCTCTACAAACTCCTCGGAGATCTCAAGAAGCTTAAATTAAAGATCAAATTGGACACTAACGGCTACGAGCCTGATATCTTAGATGATCTCATCGGCGCCAAGCTTGTGGATAAAGTTTGCATCAATATCATGGCGCCTCTTGACAACGAGTCGTACTCCAAAGCAGCTGGAGTCGACGTTGATGTCGAACGCATAAAAAGAAGTTTAAAGATACTCGACGGCTCCGGAATATCCTATGAGATACGGACGGTAATTGTTCCGGCGATGATCGGCCACGATTCTTTTAAAGCGCTTCTGAGCGGGATCGACGGCATGGACAGCCTGATAATCAGACAGTTCGATGAACGGGTCACTTTGGACCCTAAGATGAACGTCAAACCATATCCGAAGCCGGTGTTGGTAAAGATGGCGGACACCGCTAAAGGATATGTGAAGAAGGTAAGGATCAGAGGGACCTGA
- a CDS encoding aldehyde dehydrogenase family protein, whose translation MNSAIRQFDDEKFEAAFQAVLQLKKKDHPAYVGGMKVASGHEFVVKSPVDDTISFGAFQEPEDGTVRWAVDVAAKVHPTWAGTPLKNRIEFFVDLLEMIKTQRYRLAAAVLISSGMTRQESVSEVDRLIEVISGCISNEGIKRGKTGVWGIITSYNSPLASPVGHAVAAMIAGNAVIVMPSRYCPEPVYMVYDMMESVALPSGVMNLLIDRKDLAYEQLANDPEIGGILISGSAEYLDEMMFLHVDDELKVLNELKGMNPIIVHKPGDPKGTVDEILSSAFRYSGQRLFSTSKIIITAEDSNKIINLLLERARDLKIGDPADADVFSGPIISEVNAKKFVNKTQGVKGNILYGAKKVNNEFTQNGSYFTPAIISGLDEDSELMFMDTGLPILCIKTVRDFDAAMDEVENTECGLSAGIMSKDPRAIERFMAEVDVMYKFVNKGNTDLKPAVYATPEAFLK comes from the coding sequence CCCCGCATATGTCGGCGGAATGAAAGTAGCATCAGGTCATGAGTTCGTAGTAAAAAGCCCGGTTGACGATACGATCAGCTTCGGGGCCTTCCAGGAACCGGAGGACGGTACAGTGAGATGGGCGGTCGATGTTGCCGCCAAGGTCCATCCCACTTGGGCCGGTACTCCGCTTAAGAACAGAATAGAATTCTTTGTCGATCTGCTCGAGATGATAAAGACCCAGAGATATAGGCTGGCCGCTGCGGTGCTTATAAGTTCGGGGATGACGCGGCAGGAATCTGTCTCGGAAGTGGACAGGCTCATCGAGGTAATCTCGGGGTGCATCTCGAACGAGGGCATCAAGAGAGGAAAGACCGGCGTTTGGGGGATAATCACTTCGTACAACTCGCCGCTTGCGTCCCCGGTGGGGCATGCGGTCGCTGCGATGATCGCAGGCAACGCTGTGATCGTGATGCCGTCAAGGTATTGCCCCGAACCCGTGTACATGGTGTACGACATGATGGAGAGCGTAGCTTTGCCGTCAGGAGTTATGAATCTGCTTATAGACAGGAAAGATCTGGCATATGAGCAGTTGGCGAACGATCCGGAAATAGGCGGCATCCTGATATCCGGTTCCGCAGAATATCTGGATGAGATGATGTTCCTTCATGTGGACGATGAGCTGAAGGTCCTGAACGAATTAAAGGGAATGAATCCCATCATTGTGCATAAGCCGGGCGATCCGAAGGGGACTGTCGACGAGATATTATCGTCCGCATTCAGATACAGCGGGCAGAGGCTGTTCTCGACATCAAAGATCATTATCACCGCAGAGGACAGCAACAAGATCATCAACTTGCTTCTGGAGAGAGCCAGAGATCTTAAGATCGGTGACCCTGCGGATGCGGACGTGTTCTCCGGGCCAATCATTTCTGAAGTGAACGCAAAGAAGTTCGTTAACAAGACCCAGGGAGTAAAAGGGAACATACTGTACGGGGCAAAGAAGGTCAACAATGAGTTCACTCAGAACGGTTCGTACTTCACTCCCGCAATAATCTCGGGGCTGGATGAAGACAGTGAACTGATGTTCATGGACACAGGCCTCCCGATCCTTTGTATAAAGACGGTAAGGGACTTTGACGCGGCAATGGACGAGGTCGAGAACACAGAGTGCGGCCTTTCTGCCGGGATAATGAGCAAGGATCCGAGGGCGATCGAGAGGTTTATGGCAGAAGTTGATGTGATGTACAAATTCGTTAACAAAGGCAACACAGACCTTAAGCCCGCAGTGTATGCGACCCCCGAAGCGTTTCTGAAATGA